A window from Pangasianodon hypophthalmus isolate fPanHyp1 chromosome 16, fPanHyp1.pri, whole genome shotgun sequence encodes these proteins:
- the fam110c gene encoding protein FAM110C, with protein sequence MLGASRILEKGPEYLRKQMELERESNGRASAAERLAATKPKYVKSPQVTSSPSGPEPVTGTGSPCGRGSTERSAPASGTPASEQEGNSVKRNSSKKRPDSILLYRQKCDLQRGSPGGIYRRKRTLLKSLRERNSAGAPVSAGQSAESSSDSDQPHADKDDQDQDQDNDKDNGPVRRRPERVNVARRAIAGGGSESERARKGVSRSHSDISSRYSKNFADFDAFFKYCGLESDVLESLGKENFSSRSDERELSYAKIRSVSMAMSDSEISHASGDIDGLQEEEVKETRQQGSSVIERNARVIKWLYSCRNASQSGKTLRDLD encoded by the exons ATGCTGGGCGCGTCGCGGATTCTGGAAAAGGGGCCCGAGTACCTGAGGAAGCAGATGGAGCTGGAGCGCGAGAGCAACGGGCGCGCGAGCGCAGCGGAGAGGCTCGCGGCTACCAAGCCTAAGTACGTCAAGAGCCCACAGGTGACGAGTTCACCCTCCGGCCCGGAGCCGGTTACCGGGACAGGTTCCCCCTGTGGCCGAGGGTCCACCGAGCGGAGCGCACCTGCTTCCGGGACACCTGCTTCCGAACAGGAAGGAAACTCCGTGAAGAGGAACAGCTCCAAGAAGCGACCGGACTCGATCTTACTGTACAGACAGAAGTGCGACCTGCAGAGAGGATCACCGGGAGGGATCTACCGGCGCAAACGGACATTACTCAAatccctgagagagagaaacagcgcGGGCGCTCCGGTCTCCGCGGGTCAGAGCGCTGAAAGTTCCTCCGACTCGGACCAGCCTCACGCGGACAAGGACGATCAAGATCAAGATCAAGACAACGATAAGGATAACGGCCCGGTGCGGCGGCGCCCCGAGCGCGTGAACGTGGCGAGGAGAGCCATTGCAGGAGGAGGGTCCGAGTCGGAGCGCGCGAGGAAGGGGGTGTCGCGCTCGCACTCTGACATCAGCTCGCGCTACTCCAAAAACTTCGCCGATTTCGACGCGTTTTTTAAATACTGCGGCCTCGAGAGCGACGTCCTGGAGTCCCTGGGCAAAGAAAACTTCTCCTCGCGCTCGGATGAGCGTGAGCTTTCCTACG CAAAGATCCGGAGCGTAAGCATGGCTATGTCAGACAGTGAGATTTCACACGCCAGCGGTGACATTGATGGGCTTCAAGAGGAAGAAGTGAAAGAGACTCGCCAACAAGGTTCATCCGTGATAGAGCGCAACGCTCGAGTGATCAAGTGGCTGTACAGCTGCAGAAACGCAAGTCAGTCTGGGAAAACGTTGCGAGATCTGGATTAG
- the fbxo25 gene encoding F-box only protein 25 isoform X2, whose amino-acid sequence MPFLGQDWRSPGWSWIKTEDGWKPFEFFGANSKEFQLEELDNENKENLYAENVCEVAAKKRKKDYVNNNTKSQFLYKDRWIYVQKESTRERHGYCTLGEAFNRLDFSSAIQDVRRFNYVVKLLHLIAKSQLTSLSGAAQKNYFNVLEKIVRKALDDHQNPRLIKALLQDLSSVLGTLIREVGKSVLVGNINIWLCRLETIHNWQQQLNNLQIPKRISNGMTLSDLPLHMQNNILYKFSDACDIINLGQATPTLHMLSEDRQLWKKLCQFHFAEKQFCRHLIMSEKGHVDWKLMFFTLQKYYPKKEQYGDTLHFCRHCSILFWKDSGHPCTANDPDSCLTPVSPQHFIDLFKF is encoded by the exons ATGCCGTTCTTGGGCCAAGATTGGAGATCTCCTGGCTGGAGTTGGATCAAAACCGAGGATGGATGGAAACCCTTCGAGTTTTTTGGGGCTAACAGCAAAGAATTTCAGCTGGAAGA ACTCGACAATGAAAACAAAGAGAATTTGTACgcagaaaatgtgtgtgaagtAGCTgccaagaaaaggaaaaaggactacgtcaacaacaacacaaaatcaCAGT TTCTATACAAGGATCGGTGGATCTACGTTCAGAAAGAGAGCACGAGAGAG AGACACGGCTACTGTACGCTGGGGGAAGCTTTTAACAGGTTGGACTTTTCCAGCGCCATCCAGGACGTGCGCAGATTCAACTACGTGGTCAAA CTGCTGCATTTAATCGCTAAGTCCCAGCTGACGTCTTTGAGCGGCGCTGCACAGAAAAACTACTTCAACGTGCTGGAGAAGATCGTGAGAAAGG CTCTGGACGATCATCAGAACCCAAGGTTGATTAAAGCCTTGCTGCAGGACCTCAGCTCAGTTCTCGGGACTCTCATCCGTGAAGTGGGCAAGTCTGTACTTGTAGGCAACATCAACATCTGGCTCTGCCGCCTGGAAACCATTCACAACTGGCAACAACAGCTCAACAATTTACAGATCCCGAAG CGAATCTCCAACGGCATGACACTGAGTGACCTTCCACTACACATGCAGAACAACATCCTGTACAAGTTCAGCGATGCCTGTGACATCATCAACCtgggacaggccacgcccacactgCACATGCTCAGTGAGGACCGGCAGCTGTGGAAGAAGCTGTGCCAGTTCCACTTTGCTGAGAAACAG ttctgcAGGCACTTGATTATGTCAGAGAAAGGCCACGTGGACTGGAAGCTGATGTTCTTCACGCTGCAGAAGTACTACCCAAAGAAGGAGCAGTACGGCGACACACTCCACTTCTGCAGACACTGTAGCATTCTCTTCTGGAAG gACTCGGGACACCCCTGCACGGCCAACGACCCCGACAGCTGCCTCACACCTGTCTCACCCCAGCACTTCATAGACCTCTTCAAGTTCTGA
- the fbxo25 gene encoding F-box only protein 25 isoform X1, whose translation MPFLGQDWRSPGWSWIKTEDGWKPFEFFGANSKEFQLEELDNENKENLYAENVCEVAAKKRKKDYVNNNTKSQFLYKDRWIYVQKESTRERHGYCTLGEAFNRLDFSSAIQDVRRFNYVVKLLHLIAKSQLTSLSGAAQKNYFNVLEKIVRKALDDHQNPRLIKALLQDLSSVLGTLIREVGKSVLVGNINIWLCRLETIHNWQQQLNNLQIPKRISNGMTLSDLPLHMQNNILYKFSDACDIINLGQATPTLHMLSEDRQLWKKLCQFHFAEKQFCRHLIMSEKGHVDWKLMFFTLQKYYPKKEQYGDTLHFCRHCSILFWKDRHVAWLFKDSGHPCTANDPDSCLTPVSPQHFIDLFKF comes from the exons ATGCCGTTCTTGGGCCAAGATTGGAGATCTCCTGGCTGGAGTTGGATCAAAACCGAGGATGGATGGAAACCCTTCGAGTTTTTTGGGGCTAACAGCAAAGAATTTCAGCTGGAAGA ACTCGACAATGAAAACAAAGAGAATTTGTACgcagaaaatgtgtgtgaagtAGCTgccaagaaaaggaaaaaggactacgtcaacaacaacacaaaatcaCAGT TTCTATACAAGGATCGGTGGATCTACGTTCAGAAAGAGAGCACGAGAGAG AGACACGGCTACTGTACGCTGGGGGAAGCTTTTAACAGGTTGGACTTTTCCAGCGCCATCCAGGACGTGCGCAGATTCAACTACGTGGTCAAA CTGCTGCATTTAATCGCTAAGTCCCAGCTGACGTCTTTGAGCGGCGCTGCACAGAAAAACTACTTCAACGTGCTGGAGAAGATCGTGAGAAAGG CTCTGGACGATCATCAGAACCCAAGGTTGATTAAAGCCTTGCTGCAGGACCTCAGCTCAGTTCTCGGGACTCTCATCCGTGAAGTGGGCAAGTCTGTACTTGTAGGCAACATCAACATCTGGCTCTGCCGCCTGGAAACCATTCACAACTGGCAACAACAGCTCAACAATTTACAGATCCCGAAG CGAATCTCCAACGGCATGACACTGAGTGACCTTCCACTACACATGCAGAACAACATCCTGTACAAGTTCAGCGATGCCTGTGACATCATCAACCtgggacaggccacgcccacactgCACATGCTCAGTGAGGACCGGCAGCTGTGGAAGAAGCTGTGCCAGTTCCACTTTGCTGAGAAACAG ttctgcAGGCACTTGATTATGTCAGAGAAAGGCCACGTGGACTGGAAGCTGATGTTCTTCACGCTGCAGAAGTACTACCCAAAGAAGGAGCAGTACGGCGACACACTCCACTTCTGCAGACACTGTAGCATTCTCTTCTGGAAG GACCGACATGTGGCTTGGCTCTTTAAG gACTCGGGACACCCCTGCACGGCCAACGACCCCGACAGCTGCCTCACACCTGTCTCACCCCAGCACTTCATAGACCTCTTCAAGTTCTGA